One Roseimaritima multifibrata DNA window includes the following coding sequences:
- a CDS encoding DUF1214 domain-containing protein, with product MKTKFNALTLAFLGALITTSACAQSGPAGESAAPIVVNVDNFNKAQTDFEFAGIIKLSAINQVHSNRTPTPIDKQNVIRMNRDTLYSIGVINISKGATVTMPDSGKRYMSLMVINNDGYVNEVYYGAGAHELTIEKFETPYVGVVIRTLANPEDTADLAIAHKLQDQIQISAGSDEPFVLPNYDKASYKATLDAILELAKGLKRYTETFGSKAEVNPVHFMIGTASAWGGLPDKDAQYINVQPNLPVGKYEITVKDVPVKGFWSISLYNEKGYFQKNKYNAYSLNSLTAKPNRDGSYTIRFGGDPTTTENCLPIMEGWNYAVRMYEPSQAIIDGSWTFPGPPKKRSE from the coding sequence ATGAAAACAAAATTTAACGCTCTAACACTGGCATTCTTGGGTGCACTCATTACGACGAGTGCTTGCGCACAATCAGGTCCAGCCGGCGAATCGGCGGCACCCATTGTTGTCAACGTCGACAACTTTAATAAAGCTCAGACCGATTTCGAATTTGCCGGAATCATTAAACTTTCAGCCATCAACCAGGTCCACAGCAATCGGACGCCGACGCCGATCGATAAGCAAAATGTCATCCGGATGAACCGGGACACGCTTTACAGCATCGGCGTTATTAATATTTCAAAAGGTGCGACGGTCACGATGCCCGATAGCGGCAAACGCTATATGTCGTTGATGGTGATCAACAATGACGGGTATGTGAATGAAGTCTATTACGGTGCGGGGGCGCATGAGTTAACGATCGAGAAATTCGAAACCCCTTATGTAGGCGTGGTCATTCGCACGCTTGCGAATCCGGAAGATACCGCAGATCTGGCGATCGCCCACAAACTGCAGGACCAGATTCAGATTAGCGCGGGATCCGACGAACCATTCGTTTTGCCGAACTACGACAAAGCCAGCTACAAGGCGACGCTTGATGCGATTCTTGAATTGGCCAAGGGACTGAAACGCTATACGGAGACCTTCGGTTCCAAAGCCGAAGTGAACCCGGTTCACTTCATGATTGGCACCGCATCTGCCTGGGGCGGACTGCCGGACAAGGACGCTCAGTATATCAATGTGCAACCGAACCTACCGGTCGGCAAATATGAAATCACGGTCAAAGATGTTCCGGTCAAGGGCTTTTGGTCGATCAGTCTCTACAACGAAAAGGGATACTTCCAGAAAAACAAGTACAACGCCTACAGTCTTAATAGCCTGACCGCCAAGCCAAACCGCGACGGTTCCTACACCATCCGCTTCGGTGGTGACCCGACGACCACAGAGAACTGTCTGCCGATCATGGAAGGTTGGAACTACGCCGTACGCATGTATGAACCGAGTCAGGCGATCATCGATGGCAGCTGGACGTTCCCGGGCCCGCCAAAGAAAAGAAGCGAGTGA
- a CDS encoding LabA-like NYN domain-containing protein: protein MDRVAIFVDVQNVYYTVKQSRGCHFNYRVFWDQVTAGREVVCAYAYAIDRKDPKQIQFQQILETIGFTVKLKPFIQRADGSAKGDWDVGITIDMLEQASQIDVAVLASGDGDFDLIVKKLRDPHGVMVEVYGEKSLTAASLIQAANRYFPIEGPLLLS, encoded by the coding sequence ATGGATCGAGTCGCGATTTTTGTGGACGTGCAGAACGTCTACTACACGGTCAAACAGAGCCGCGGATGTCACTTCAATTACCGCGTGTTCTGGGACCAAGTGACCGCCGGCCGAGAGGTCGTGTGCGCCTATGCGTACGCAATCGATCGCAAGGATCCGAAGCAGATTCAATTCCAGCAGATCCTCGAAACCATCGGCTTCACCGTCAAGCTCAAACCCTTCATCCAGCGAGCCGATGGATCGGCAAAGGGTGACTGGGACGTTGGCATCACCATCGACATGCTGGAACAGGCAAGCCAAATCGACGTGGCCGTACTCGCGTCCGGCGATGGCGACTTCGACCTAATCGTCAAGAAACTGCGTGATCCCCACGGCGTGATGGTCGAAGTGTACGGCGAAAAATCGCTCACTGCCGCCTCCTTGATCCAGGCCGCCAACCGGTACTTCCCCATCGAAGGGCCGCTATTACTGTCGTGA
- a CDS encoding DUF1254 domain-containing protein, producing MKKNTTKYASKKWLRTWGVLSAMVLAGSGSAFAQVTKETLESIAIPDKVQTAIGNLEFFDGVPNDATIDTLYDNLDRMRAVEVYLNNQGAASLNAMRKGNAGIGANASNKVTITEQLLKPESLYLTGNTSTLYALTYLDLKSDGPLVVELPPGMLGFLDDAWFRFVDNLGVIGPDKGKGGKYLLLPPDYSGPEPDGYFIVKLPTYNNLMFLRGSIAHGLAPAVENIKSKLRIYPLAKAGNPPATEFINFSGTSYSTIVTRDFSFFEDLNTLVQVEPIDAIGPELRGQLAAIGIVKGKPFQPDARMKKLLNEAATIGNATARAITYQPRIDGVFIYPDTNSAWTTAYANKNTSFESEGMMGLDARPLFYFNATGVTPAMATSHAGAGSDYALAYLDADKKAFDGSKTYTLHLPPNVPVNNFWAVTIYDTQTRSLLQTSQTFPTVGSQSEGFQKNEDGSYDVYFGPRAPEGKESNWLETVPGKSWFTILRMYGPLEPWIEKTWRPGEIEPMAKPIGEGGLIEEIEKEIEK from the coding sequence ATGAAAAAAAACACAACAAAATACGCATCCAAAAAATGGCTCCGGACATGGGGTGTTCTCAGCGCGATGGTCCTGGCTGGCAGCGGTTCAGCGTTCGCCCAAGTCACTAAAGAGACTTTGGAATCGATCGCCATCCCTGACAAAGTCCAGACAGCGATCGGAAATCTAGAGTTCTTCGACGGCGTGCCGAACGACGCCACGATCGACACACTGTATGACAATCTGGACCGGATGCGGGCTGTCGAGGTTTATCTAAATAATCAGGGTGCCGCATCGCTTAATGCCATGCGTAAGGGCAATGCGGGCATTGGTGCGAACGCGTCCAACAAGGTCACGATCACCGAGCAACTTTTGAAACCTGAATCGCTCTACCTGACTGGCAACACCTCGACCCTATATGCCCTCACGTACCTCGATCTGAAATCGGACGGACCGCTGGTTGTCGAGCTCCCGCCTGGCATGCTGGGTTTTCTGGATGACGCATGGTTTCGCTTTGTCGATAACTTGGGCGTGATCGGCCCGGACAAAGGGAAGGGGGGCAAATATCTGCTGCTCCCGCCGGACTACAGTGGCCCCGAACCGGACGGTTATTTCATCGTCAAACTTCCCACTTACAACAACTTGATGTTTCTGCGTGGATCGATCGCACACGGTCTGGCACCGGCCGTAGAGAATATCAAATCGAAGCTGCGGATCTATCCGCTCGCGAAGGCTGGTAACCCTCCTGCGACCGAGTTCATTAACTTTTCCGGCACTAGCTATAGCACCATCGTCACCCGTGACTTCAGCTTCTTTGAAGATCTTAATACGTTGGTCCAGGTTGAACCTATTGATGCCATCGGCCCTGAACTGCGCGGTCAACTGGCGGCCATCGGAATCGTCAAGGGGAAACCCTTCCAGCCCGACGCCCGTATGAAAAAGTTGCTAAACGAAGCGGCGACCATTGGAAACGCTACCGCCCGCGCCATTACCTATCAGCCACGCATCGACGGCGTCTTCATCTACCCCGACACCAACAGCGCTTGGACGACGGCCTACGCCAACAAGAACACCTCTTTCGAATCCGAAGGGATGATGGGGCTGGATGCGCGACCGTTGTTCTACTTCAATGCGACCGGCGTCACTCCTGCGATGGCGACCAGCCATGCCGGGGCCGGATCCGATTATGCCCTGGCATATCTGGATGCGGACAAGAAAGCCTTCGACGGATCAAAAACTTATACGCTTCACCTGCCGCCCAATGTGCCCGTCAATAACTTTTGGGCGGTCACGATTTATGACACGCAAACGCGTTCTCTGCTGCAAACCAGTCAGACTTTTCCGACCGTCGGTAGCCAGAGTGAAGGCTTCCAGAAAAATGAGGACGGTTCCTACGATGTCTACTTCGGGCCGAGAGCTCCGGAGGGCAAAGAAAGCAATTGGCTGGAAACTGTCCCCGGCAAAAGCTGGTTCACGATCCTGCGGATGTACGGGCCGCTGGAACCATGGATCGAGAAAACCTGGCGTCCTGGTGAGATCGAACCGATGGCCAAGCCGATTGGCGAAGGTGGTCTGATCGAAGAAATTGAAAAGGAAATCGAGAAGTAA
- the ppk2 gene encoding polyphosphate kinase 2, whose protein sequence is MPSSPAKPSSNGEPTKRKKKSKGTRTTAGGDTPPDLASEGIEKFVVDESIDAAQQSKITAVQDIIAKTPPHDISTLAKTLEVIIGGASAEDATVLRNALLKQSPSMGNRRHSGADELLSDNWRDGGYPYRNLMSRKSYEKQKYHLQVELLKLQAWVRSSKQKLVVLFEGRDAAGKGGTIKRFMEHLNPRGARVVALEKPTEVESGQWYFQRYVQHLPTAGEITMFDRSWYNRAGVERVMGFCEQDEYAEFMRQVPEFERNLVRSGVHLVKFWFSVSSEEQRRRFKERKAHPLKQWKLSPVDLASLDKWDDYTRAKEAMFFYSDTHDAPWTVVKSDCKKRARLNAMRYVLHTIPYENKDLDQIGPVDPLLVGRANIVYEQGERPTIESSR, encoded by the coding sequence ATGCCATCATCGCCAGCTAAGCCATCGTCCAATGGCGAACCGACGAAACGAAAAAAGAAGTCCAAGGGTACACGAACGACCGCCGGCGGCGACACGCCTCCCGACCTAGCATCCGAAGGTATCGAAAAGTTTGTGGTCGATGAATCGATCGATGCGGCTCAACAATCCAAGATTACCGCTGTCCAAGACATCATTGCCAAGACTCCTCCGCATGACATAAGCACTTTGGCAAAAACGCTGGAAGTGATCATTGGCGGAGCTTCGGCGGAGGATGCAACCGTTCTTCGCAATGCGCTGCTAAAGCAGTCACCGTCGATGGGAAATCGTCGACATAGTGGGGCGGACGAATTGCTATCCGATAATTGGCGAGACGGCGGATATCCCTATCGCAACTTGATGTCGCGAAAATCCTACGAGAAACAGAAGTACCACCTACAAGTTGAATTGTTAAAACTGCAAGCGTGGGTGAGAAGTTCAAAACAGAAATTGGTCGTGCTATTTGAGGGCCGTGATGCGGCCGGAAAAGGGGGGACGATCAAACGGTTCATGGAACACCTTAACCCCCGTGGCGCGCGAGTCGTCGCACTGGAAAAGCCGACGGAGGTTGAGAGCGGACAGTGGTACTTCCAACGCTATGTCCAGCACCTACCGACCGCAGGTGAAATTACGATGTTCGACAGGTCGTGGTACAACCGTGCGGGCGTTGAAAGAGTGATGGGATTTTGCGAGCAGGATGAATACGCGGAATTCATGCGACAGGTGCCTGAGTTCGAACGCAACCTAGTTCGTAGCGGCGTTCACTTAGTCAAGTTTTGGTTCTCGGTCAGCAGCGAGGAACAACGGCGGCGATTCAAGGAACGAAAAGCTCACCCGCTAAAGCAATGGAAGTTGTCACCGGTTGACCTTGCGTCGCTGGACAAGTGGGACGATTACACGCGAGCCAAAGAAGCGATGTTCTTCTATTCGGACACGCATGACGCGCCGTGGACGGTCGTGAAATCGGACTGCAAAAAACGTGCACGACTGAACGCCATGCGATACGTCTTGCACACCATTCCATACGAGAACAAGGACCTGGACCAGATCGGTCCTGTCGATCCTCTGTTAGTCGGTCGAGCAAACATCGTTTACGAACAAGGTGAACGGCCAACGATTGAATCGTCTCGCTAA
- a CDS encoding DUF1254 domain-containing protein yields MKPNLIACAALAVVTLTFTACDQTKTKTADSSTHPSPEETKDLAEEGFIYGLPIVMNYAVMYEYAVDKGGSQFKAPFNQLKNEPRVYTYKDTAVITPNSDTPYSFAWLDLRAEPIVLTVPAVEKERYYAVMMCDGNTYNYGYIGSRATGNDPGSYMVVGPDWKGEKPAGIKKVFTSTTPFSLVAYRTQLFDPKDMPNVIKVQDGYQVEPLSAFLKQPAPDAAPAIDFSPATTAGIKENFWSYLDAALQYVPETDMDKDIRAKLATIGIGPNKTFDMKDLSPEHQTAIVEGMKSGDEKISTYLASGMTNVNGWQIGSLPGDEAHYNGDWLMRSGTAKAGLYGNSAAEAVYPLTRVDGNGETLDCSKNNYTITFPAGQYPPVNAFWSVTMYDGKSQYLIENPINRYLINSPMIPNMKKGEDGSLTLYIQKENPGGDLEANWLPAPNDTVYLVMRLYWPTTEDPSVLPPGKGSWQPPGIVKSK; encoded by the coding sequence ATGAAACCAAACCTTATCGCCTGCGCTGCGCTCGCAGTCGTCACACTGACCTTTACAGCGTGTGACCAAACGAAGACTAAGACCGCCGATTCATCGACGCATCCCTCCCCCGAGGAAACGAAAGATCTCGCCGAAGAAGGTTTTATCTATGGTCTGCCGATCGTGATGAACTATGCCGTGATGTATGAATATGCTGTCGACAAGGGGGGAAGCCAGTTCAAGGCCCCGTTCAATCAGCTCAAGAACGAGCCTCGCGTTTACACCTATAAGGATACTGCGGTCATCACACCGAACAGTGATACGCCGTACTCCTTCGCTTGGTTGGACCTGCGTGCCGAGCCGATCGTCTTGACCGTTCCTGCGGTCGAAAAGGAACGTTATTACGCCGTCATGATGTGCGATGGCAATACATATAACTACGGCTACATCGGCAGTCGCGCCACTGGCAACGATCCCGGCAGCTATATGGTCGTCGGGCCCGACTGGAAAGGCGAAAAGCCCGCGGGCATTAAGAAGGTCTTCACTTCGACCACTCCCTTTTCCCTTGTTGCTTACCGCACGCAGCTTTTTGACCCGAAAGACATGCCTAACGTGATCAAGGTTCAGGACGGTTACCAAGTGGAGCCGCTTTCCGCCTTCCTTAAACAACCCGCACCGGACGCCGCCCCGGCAATTGACTTCAGTCCGGCGACCACGGCCGGCATTAAGGAGAACTTTTGGAGCTACCTTGACGCGGCGCTTCAGTACGTGCCCGAAACGGACATGGACAAGGACATCCGCGCCAAGCTTGCGACCATCGGTATCGGCCCGAACAAGACTTTCGATATGAAGGATCTTTCGCCCGAGCACCAGACAGCCATCGTCGAAGGAATGAAGTCTGGCGACGAAAAAATTAGCACTTACTTGGCTTCCGGTATGACCAACGTCAATGGCTGGCAGATTGGATCTCTTCCTGGCGACGAAGCTCACTACAACGGTGACTGGTTGATGCGTTCGGGTACCGCCAAAGCGGGCCTTTACGGAAACAGTGCCGCCGAGGCCGTTTACCCGCTGACTCGCGTGGATGGCAATGGTGAAACACTCGACTGCAGTAAAAATAACTACACCATCACTTTCCCTGCGGGCCAGTACCCGCCGGTGAACGCCTTCTGGTCGGTCACGATGTACGATGGCAAGTCCCAGTATCTGATCGAAAATCCGATCAATCGCTACCTCATCAATTCACCGATGATTCCCAATATGAAGAAGGGAGAGGACGGGTCTCTCACCCTTTACATTCAGAAAGAGAATCCTGGCGGCGACTTGGAAGCCAACTGGCTCCCCGCTCCAAACGATACTGTCTATCTGGTGATGCGGCTCTACTGGCCGACGACCGAAGACCCGTCCGTCCTCCCGCCGGGCAAAGGTAGTTGGCAGCCACCGGGGATCGTGAAATCCAAATAA
- a CDS encoding DUF1254 domain-containing protein produces the protein MKTKIITLALTGALTMATAYGQDDPDREAAKTKAASIPDKVQTVAGELEFFDGVPIGDTNDRVYDYLTRSRALGVYLDNVGAVSIYSVLAGMAEQGADAPNKIAIWEQLMDSRTPVITSNTSTMYAYAPTDLAKDGPTVIEIPPGMLGFLDDAWQRFVGNMGVTGPDKGKGGKYLVLPPGYTGEIPEGYYILKPPTNRNFLFLRGSIKDGLEAAVENFKAGLKVYPLKDAANPAPTELVNMSGRSFSTIFPSTLEYYEILNNIVQAEPIDAVGPEVRGYMASIGIVKGQPFNPDARMKKLLTEAALLGNAAGRSITYDTRISGVKIYPGTNSNWVTAYANKNTSFQADGAMNLDARVLFYYNAGGVTPAMATPHVGEGSDYALGVLDSKDQPFDGSKTYKLHLPPNVPVNNFWAVTIYDTQTRCQLQTSQLFPTVGSLTKGMKKNADGSYDVYFGPKAPEGKEGNWLATNPDKSWFCILRMYGPLEPWFKKTWRPGEIESVNQPIGEGGIIEELEEAIK, from the coding sequence ATGAAAACAAAAATCATTACCCTCGCACTCACCGGCGCGCTGACCATGGCGACCGCCTACGGGCAGGACGACCCTGACCGGGAAGCTGCAAAAACGAAAGCGGCATCGATCCCGGACAAAGTCCAGACGGTTGCTGGCGAACTGGAATTCTTCGATGGTGTGCCGATCGGCGATACCAACGATCGTGTCTATGACTATTTGACCCGTTCGCGCGCCCTTGGGGTTTACCTTGACAACGTCGGCGCGGTGTCCATCTACAGTGTCCTTGCTGGGATGGCCGAGCAAGGGGCCGATGCGCCGAATAAGATCGCCATCTGGGAACAGTTGATGGATTCCCGGACGCCGGTCATCACCTCCAATACATCCACAATGTATGCCTACGCGCCCACCGATCTGGCAAAGGATGGTCCGACGGTGATCGAAATCCCGCCGGGCATGTTGGGCTTTCTTGATGATGCCTGGCAGCGATTCGTCGGCAACATGGGGGTCACCGGTCCGGATAAGGGCAAGGGTGGCAAATACCTGGTCCTTCCTCCTGGCTACACCGGCGAAATCCCCGAGGGATATTACATCCTGAAGCCACCCACGAATCGGAACTTCCTTTTCTTGCGCGGCTCGATCAAGGATGGGCTTGAGGCGGCCGTTGAGAACTTCAAAGCCGGACTGAAAGTTTATCCGTTAAAGGATGCCGCGAATCCAGCACCGACAGAACTGGTCAATATGTCCGGCCGATCGTTTAGTACGATTTTCCCGAGCACTTTGGAATACTACGAGATTTTGAACAACATCGTTCAGGCCGAGCCGATCGATGCGGTTGGTCCAGAGGTGCGTGGATACATGGCCAGCATCGGCATCGTCAAGGGACAGCCCTTCAATCCTGACGCGCGAATGAAGAAGCTGTTAACCGAGGCGGCATTGCTAGGAAATGCCGCTGGGCGTTCGATTACTTACGATACGCGTATCTCCGGAGTGAAGATCTATCCTGGTACGAACAGTAATTGGGTGACCGCCTATGCAAATAAGAACACCTCCTTTCAAGCGGATGGTGCGATGAACCTCGATGCGAGAGTGCTCTTTTACTACAACGCTGGCGGGGTGACTCCTGCGATGGCGACACCTCATGTGGGAGAAGGTTCCGATTACGCTTTGGGAGTATTGGATAGTAAAGACCAACCCTTCGACGGTTCGAAGACCTACAAGCTGCATCTGCCACCGAACGTGCCGGTGAACAATTTCTGGGCCGTTACGATTTATGACACTCAGACCCGTTGCCAGTTGCAGACCAGCCAGCTTTTCCCCACTGTCGGCAGCTTGACCAAAGGCATGAAGAAGAATGCGGACGGTTCCTACGACGTCTACTTTGGGCCGAAAGCCCCCGAGGGCAAAGAAGGCAACTGGCTTGCCACCAACCCGGATAAAAGCTGGTTCTGCATCCTAAGGATGTACGGTCCGCTCGAGCCATGGTTCAAAAAGACGTGGCGGCCCGGCGAAATTGAATCGGTGAACCAGCCGATTGGAGAAGGCGGCATCATCGAGGAACTGGAAGAGGCCATTAAATAG